In the genome of Leptospira sanjuanensis, one region contains:
- a CDS encoding 1,4-dihydroxy-6-naphthoate synthase has protein sequence MELSLAYSPCPNDTFLFYHLAHGKATDQFRVREELHDVEELNRAAFAGKYQATKLSFAAYFSVMDRYSILDSGSALGRNCGPLLVYKKGKNPGNAKGKKILIPGELTTANLLLKLFLKNDFQPTAVRYDKIIPLLLAEEADFGVLIHEERFTYEKQGLVKLQDLGEWWEETTGKHIPLGAIAFRRDLGVPLKENFDSSLKHSLDLAYKNREETYEYILKHSQDTTREVVDAHIGLYVNEFTRSLGADGREAILTLYRKGVDAGFLPAGKEKDLF, from the coding sequence ATGGAACTCAGCTTAGCTTATTCTCCCTGTCCTAACGATACGTTTTTATTTTATCATCTTGCGCACGGAAAGGCTACGGATCAATTCCGAGTCCGTGAAGAACTGCACGACGTCGAAGAACTCAATCGTGCCGCGTTTGCCGGAAAATACCAAGCAACGAAACTTTCCTTTGCCGCATATTTTTCCGTTATGGATCGATATTCGATTTTGGATTCAGGCTCGGCGCTTGGGAGAAATTGCGGACCGCTTCTTGTTTATAAAAAAGGGAAGAATCCCGGAAACGCAAAAGGAAAAAAAATCCTGATTCCGGGTGAACTAACCACCGCGAACTTGCTTTTGAAACTTTTCTTAAAGAACGACTTTCAACCAACCGCGGTTCGGTACGACAAAATCATCCCGCTTCTTCTTGCAGAAGAAGCCGACTTCGGCGTTCTCATTCACGAAGAAAGATTCACTTACGAAAAACAAGGATTGGTCAAACTTCAGGACCTCGGAGAATGGTGGGAAGAAACGACGGGCAAACACATTCCGTTAGGCGCGATCGCCTTTCGCCGAGATTTGGGCGTTCCGTTAAAGGAGAATTTCGATTCTTCCCTGAAACACAGTTTGGACCTTGCCTACAAAAATCGGGAAGAGACTTATGAATACATCCTCAAACATTCTCAAGATACGACTCGAGAAGTAGTCGATGCGCATATCGGATTGTATGTGAACGAATTTACGCGTTCCCTCGGAGCCGATGGAAGAGAAGCGATTCTTACCCTGTATCGAAAGGGAGTGGATGCGGGTTTTCTGCCTGCGGGGAAAGAAAAAGATCTCTTTTAA
- the metF gene encoding methylenetetrahydrofolate reductase [NAD(P)H] yields the protein MKKISEIYGSAKGPVYSFEFFPPKTPEGDVKLMETVKELSRLNPDFVTVTYGAGGSTRDKTVQILSEISKNYSVPTVSHFTCVGANRDQIREMLKGIRSAGIVNLMALRGDPPKGEGEFKKTEGGFANATELISFIRSEKMDFCIGGGCYPEKHPNAKTLEEDVRHLKLKVEAGTDFLVSQLFFVNSIFENFLNLVRKVGITIPVIPGIMPITSFSQIERFRSLAACEFPSSLIEDLQEVEHRPEEFYRRSLNFTVKQCRELLAMGAPGIHLYTLNQSHASYDIVRELKG from the coding sequence ATGAAAAAAATATCTGAAATTTACGGCTCTGCCAAAGGGCCGGTGTATTCGTTTGAATTCTTCCCTCCGAAAACTCCGGAAGGAGATGTGAAATTGATGGAGACGGTAAAGGAACTGTCTCGTTTGAATCCCGACTTTGTAACGGTGACATACGGCGCGGGAGGTTCGACGAGGGATAAAACCGTGCAAATTTTGTCCGAGATTTCTAAGAATTATTCCGTTCCGACGGTTTCCCATTTTACCTGTGTCGGTGCAAATCGAGATCAGATTCGGGAAATGTTGAAAGGAATTCGTTCGGCGGGAATCGTCAATCTGATGGCGTTACGCGGAGATCCTCCTAAGGGCGAAGGCGAATTCAAAAAAACCGAGGGCGGATTTGCAAACGCGACGGAGCTTATTTCGTTTATCCGTTCCGAGAAGATGGACTTTTGTATCGGCGGCGGGTGTTATCCCGAAAAACATCCGAATGCAAAAACGTTGGAAGAAGACGTTCGCCATCTAAAGTTAAAAGTGGAAGCGGGGACGGATTTTTTGGTTTCTCAGCTTTTCTTTGTAAATTCCATCTTTGAGAATTTTTTAAATCTCGTGAGAAAGGTCGGAATTACGATTCCTGTGATTCCGGGAATTATGCCGATCACTTCGTTTTCTCAGATTGAACGGTTTCGTTCCTTGGCAGCATGCGAGTTTCCTTCTTCTTTGATCGAGGATTTGCAGGAAGTCGAGCATCGCCCCGAGGAATTTTATCGGAGAAGTTTGAATTTTACGGTGAAACAGTGTCGCGAACTGCTCGCGATGGGAGCGCCCGGGATTCATCTTTATACGCTCAATCAATCGCATGCGAGTTACGACATTGTGCGGGAATTGAAGGGATAA
- a CDS encoding discoidin domain-containing protein, whose protein sequence is MNSESIRISHPGLIKIREIKSSGTSDLKEGKLLRYSEAKDSPGISALTLHFDGVSSLNQIRLHSNPQEVAFFPDTFRFEISMDGVVWEPILQETGFRRLNQKTGLWNFSLVQAKFLKLICQVSEKDASGKYKIALGQLEVGISGIVKIGVSTEQDRFWVKENLIDERPDYGWSSKESSKPSEEFFLVDLGSISRVNELRLLTPKLNPTFFPERFTVYYSEDDLSWNQLLEENQFLSEPGVWYQWRFLPTNVRYLKLVARQKEKKGQEIYQTKIVELELYATPHLSDLTNKPTAEPLPYATVLRSGLVRLAVDGENSEGVAVQSNDRRLRDASTEYKGIVELAGDGEDKEGVVVQGNDKRLKHSTELAHGLVRLASNGENRAERVVQGSDDRLKAATVSSLGIVELAENGETKEGVVVQGNDDRLKIATTKKYGLAILSEPGASEPGKAVTADDPRIRKANTEFPGIVRFAKSGEDSAEAAVQGNDKRLKIATAESYGIVQLAQSGESKEGLVVQGNDKRLRNATTSYPGIVEIATLGSNAPGKVVSADDPRLSDKRDPKPHAHDYAPLDHDFSSHTGFLKVKGNTEASYTNISPPPENHAPIYGKNESEKGAGIVGAGRNTGLIGYGEKYGVRGDSSSGEKDAAGVVGLAKRGFGGMFHSRSGIALYATGKGIASLGETGSGKAILAEGESEFSGTVRISTGKNSDCIARFFPVNPSDVISEGDILVMGEDGRLQKAKTANATHAIGVAVKSAALLFGNEAPADGTHWLVAVSGVVLVNADASAYPIQPGSLLVTGLTGGHAVRISAESLRPGSLFGKALSPLRSGKGQIQILLCFQ, encoded by the coding sequence ATGAATTCTGAATCAATTCGAATCAGTCACCCCGGTCTGATCAAAATCCGTGAAATCAAATCATCGGGAACCAGCGATTTAAAAGAAGGAAAATTACTCCGTTATTCGGAAGCGAAGGATTCTCCCGGAATTTCCGCCCTCACCTTGCACTTTGACGGAGTTTCCAGTCTCAATCAAATCCGTCTTCATTCGAATCCGCAAGAGGTAGCATTTTTTCCCGACACATTCCGTTTCGAAATCTCGATGGACGGGGTTGTATGGGAGCCGATTTTGCAAGAGACCGGATTTAGGCGTTTGAATCAGAAGACCGGGCTTTGGAATTTTTCTCTGGTTCAAGCTAAGTTTTTAAAGCTGATCTGCCAGGTGAGCGAGAAAGACGCCTCGGGAAAATATAAGATCGCTCTTGGTCAGTTAGAAGTAGGAATTTCGGGCATCGTCAAAATCGGAGTCAGCACGGAACAGGATCGATTCTGGGTAAAAGAAAATCTCATCGACGAGCGGCCCGACTACGGATGGTCATCAAAAGAATCTTCCAAGCCGTCGGAGGAATTCTTTCTTGTGGATTTAGGATCGATCAGTCGCGTGAATGAGCTGCGACTTCTGACTCCGAAATTAAACCCGACTTTTTTTCCCGAAAGATTTACCGTTTATTATAGCGAAGACGATCTTTCTTGGAACCAGTTGCTTGAGGAGAATCAATTCTTATCCGAGCCGGGGGTTTGGTATCAGTGGAGATTTTTGCCGACGAACGTGCGTTATCTGAAGCTCGTCGCGCGCCAGAAAGAAAAGAAAGGCCAAGAAATTTATCAGACAAAAATCGTAGAATTGGAATTGTATGCGACGCCGCATTTGAGCGATCTCACGAATAAACCGACGGCCGAACCTCTTCCTTACGCGACCGTGTTGCGGTCGGGGTTGGTACGTTTGGCAGTGGACGGGGAAAATTCGGAGGGAGTTGCGGTTCAGTCCAACGATAGAAGATTGAGAGACGCTTCTACCGAATACAAGGGGATCGTCGAACTTGCGGGAGACGGAGAAGATAAGGAAGGCGTAGTCGTTCAAGGAAACGACAAACGTTTAAAACATTCCACGGAACTCGCGCACGGTTTGGTTCGTCTGGCGTCGAATGGCGAAAATCGGGCGGAAAGAGTTGTTCAAGGAAGTGACGACCGTTTGAAGGCGGCAACCGTTTCCAGTCTCGGGATTGTAGAACTCGCGGAGAACGGTGAAACAAAAGAAGGTGTTGTCGTTCAAGGAAACGACGATCGACTGAAAATCGCCACCACGAAAAAATACGGATTGGCGATTCTTTCCGAACCGGGCGCTTCGGAACCGGGAAAAGCGGTTACTGCCGATGATCCGAGAATTCGAAAAGCGAACACGGAATTTCCCGGGATTGTTCGGTTTGCGAAAAGCGGAGAAGACTCGGCGGAGGCGGCGGTGCAGGGAAATGACAAACGCCTAAAAATCGCCACCGCGGAATCGTATGGAATCGTTCAGCTAGCACAGTCGGGTGAATCGAAAGAAGGTCTTGTCGTTCAAGGAAATGATAAGCGACTTCGCAATGCCACGACTTCTTATCCCGGAATCGTGGAAATTGCGACATTGGGCAGCAATGCGCCGGGCAAAGTGGTTTCCGCCGACGACCCGAGATTATCCGACAAAAGAGATCCGAAACCGCATGCACACGATTACGCACCGCTGGATCACGACTTTAGTTCTCATACGGGATTCTTAAAAGTAAAAGGAAATACCGAAGCTTCTTATACGAACATTTCTCCCCCGCCGGAAAATCATGCGCCCATTTATGGGAAGAATGAAAGCGAGAAAGGAGCCGGAATTGTCGGCGCGGGTCGGAACACCGGCTTGATCGGCTACGGAGAAAAATACGGAGTTCGTGGAGATTCTTCTTCGGGCGAAAAGGACGCAGCCGGAGTTGTCGGTCTCGCCAAACGAGGGTTTGGCGGAATGTTCCATTCGAGATCCGGAATCGCGCTTTATGCGACCGGAAAAGGAATCGCTTCTTTGGGAGAAACGGGATCGGGCAAGGCGATACTTGCGGAAGGAGAATCCGAATTTTCCGGTACTGTTCGGATTTCGACGGGAAAGAATTCCGACTGCATCGCAAGATTCTTTCCCGTAAATCCTTCGGACGTGATTTCCGAAGGCGACATTTTGGTTATGGGGGAAGACGGAAGATTGCAAAAGGCAAAGACGGCTAACGCGACGCATGCGATCGGCGTTGCCGTGAAATCGGCGGCCCTACTCTTCGGAAACGAAGCTCCTGCGGACGGAACTCATTGGCTGGTTGCGGTTTCGGGTGTCGTTCTGGTGAATGCGGATGCGTCCGCATATCCGATTCAACCCGGAAGTTTGCTCGTGACCGGTTTGACGGGCGGACACGCTGTTCGAATTTCGGCGGAATCTCTTCGGCCGGGTTCTTTGTTTGGCAAGGCTTTGAGTCCTCTTCGATCCGGAAAAGGTCAGATCCAGATTCTTCTTTGCTTTCAATAA
- a CDS encoding helix-turn-helix domain-containing protein, producing MGEHYPYIKFFADIIESGVWASLSSAAKTLYLVLLKFSDQHFKPVWPSTEILLKLTGFKTKKSIIQGKRDLIQAGLLQVTPGTGHTSSRYYFCFNYPGSKIPPQGYIFGHPGGGESGSPEVSGRRPQGSAEGAPNHINITITNNQNQEPERKKVHLDLDSLEEKYGASTLAEALGIAKARGMETNLKYVQGICKNLMRTHSGTMPEFNQESETPKQDATWNGFLHWSRERLTRSSIEILERIRVEPDGRTLCVLDGVPESLRMIIAKYFTEEIRPPILVIFSAKTEENRTTSSKY from the coding sequence ATGGGCGAACATTATCCATACATCAAATTTTTCGCAGATATCATCGAATCTGGCGTCTGGGCGAGCCTTTCTTCGGCCGCAAAAACACTCTATTTGGTGCTGCTTAAATTTAGTGATCAGCATTTCAAACCCGTCTGGCCCAGTACGGAAATTTTGCTCAAACTGACCGGCTTTAAAACAAAAAAGTCCATCATCCAAGGAAAGAGAGATCTGATTCAAGCGGGGTTGCTTCAAGTGACTCCGGGTACAGGACATACAAGTTCGCGTTATTATTTTTGCTTCAACTACCCCGGTTCCAAAATTCCACCGCAGGGGTATATTTTCGGGCACCCCGGGGGTGGCGAATCGGGATCTCCGGAGGTGTCGGGACGGCGACCTCAGGGGTCGGCAGAAGGAGCCCCAAACCATATCAATATAACCATAACCAACAATCAAAATCAGGAACCAGAAAGGAAAAAAGTACATTTAGATTTGGATTCTTTGGAAGAAAAATACGGGGCTTCTACTTTAGCGGAAGCGCTCGGAATTGCAAAAGCTCGAGGAATGGAAACGAATTTAAAGTATGTTCAAGGGATCTGTAAGAACTTAATGCGGACTCACTCGGGGACAATGCCGGAATTTAATCAGGAATCCGAAACGCCGAAACAGGACGCAACTTGGAATGGATTCCTTCATTGGTCGCGGGAAAGACTCACCCGATCGAGCATAGAAATTTTAGAACGAATTCGAGTCGAGCCGGATGGAAGAACGCTCTGTGTGTTGGACGGTGTGCCGGAGTCGTTGCGAATGATCATAGCAAAGTACTTCACAGAGGAAATCCGTCCCCCGATATTGGTTATATTTTCCGCGAAAACCGAAGAAAATCGAACTACATCCTCGAAATATTAA
- a CDS encoding ParB/RepB/Spo0J family partition protein → MSSKSKRLGSLADVFQAEKLEGTVKKIRLEKILPSENQPRQDRKKGVEDLARSLEKDGLLQPIIVTKQNPEDENYRIVAGERRYHAAKQLGWIEVECKILDRDEKETFRLAIIENLQRENLSPYEEVEAMSHLKTSFKYTDQELGTLFGKSRSYMTELLGISDLSKDELRFCKEAGIESKNLLIQAVSASRKGTFSEFLNLFQTGALKTVKDAKSFNREEDNLFSPKALNNAGPKTSSSGSKTVEYKITKKQGLIQISSENEELLGEILKLIKKEIRKKFESA, encoded by the coding sequence ATGAGCTCAAAAAGTAAACGACTCGGCTCCCTTGCGGATGTATTCCAAGCCGAAAAGCTGGAAGGAACCGTCAAAAAAATCCGCCTCGAAAAAATTCTTCCATCGGAAAATCAACCCCGCCAGGATCGAAAAAAAGGCGTGGAAGATCTTGCGAGAAGCTTGGAAAAAGACGGACTTTTGCAGCCCATCATTGTAACAAAACAGAATCCGGAAGACGAAAATTACAGAATCGTTGCGGGAGAAAGAAGATACCACGCGGCCAAACAACTCGGCTGGATCGAAGTAGAATGTAAAATTTTAGACCGGGATGAAAAAGAAACCTTTCGGCTCGCTATCATCGAAAACCTCCAAAGAGAAAACCTATCTCCTTACGAAGAAGTCGAGGCCATGTCTCATTTGAAGACAAGCTTCAAATACACGGATCAAGAACTGGGAACGCTGTTTGGAAAAAGCAGAAGTTACATGACGGAACTCCTCGGAATTTCAGACTTAAGCAAGGACGAATTGAGATTCTGCAAAGAAGCCGGAATCGAAAGTAAGAATCTATTGATCCAGGCAGTTTCCGCGTCCCGCAAAGGAACATTTTCGGAATTCTTAAATTTATTCCAAACCGGGGCGCTCAAAACGGTCAAGGACGCGAAGTCGTTCAATCGCGAGGAAGACAACCTCTTCTCTCCCAAGGCCTTAAACAACGCAGGCCCGAAGACTTCTTCCTCCGGATCAAAAACAGTCGAATACAAGATAACAAAAAAACAAGGTTTGATTCAGATCAGTTCCGAAAACGAAGAGTTGCTTGGAGAAATTTTAAAACTGATCAAAAAAGAAATCCGCAAAAAATTCGAATCAGCATAA
- a CDS encoding ParA family protein → MIVVSIANQKGGEGKTTTSLNLSMGLARRGKKTLLVDIDPQANSTGIFTNPETLEKSMHGVFNSKMTIKEIMIETKQPNLYLAPSKTNLAEVETLSGTSVDAPYILRDALQSVDGIEFCIIDCPPSLSIFTINALVGSNYVVIPLQAEKFSVDGIVGLQQTITSIKKRINPGLEILGALVTQLKPQTLLTKTIVPVLTKYFRIFETSISDGVAVGESHLAKKSVFEYNKTSKQAQEYEGFIEEFLNELKK, encoded by the coding sequence ATGATAGTTGTATCTATAGCAAACCAGAAAGGCGGAGAAGGAAAAACGACTACTTCTCTCAATCTGTCCATGGGGCTCGCGAGAAGAGGAAAAAAAACCCTGCTTGTCGACATCGATCCTCAGGCAAATTCAACCGGCATTTTTACGAATCCGGAAACTCTGGAAAAATCGATGCACGGGGTTTTTAACTCGAAAATGACGATCAAGGAAATCATGATCGAAACCAAACAACCCAATTTGTATCTGGCGCCTTCGAAGACAAATCTTGCCGAAGTGGAAACCCTTTCCGGAACTTCTGTTGACGCTCCCTATATTTTGCGAGACGCTCTCCAAAGTGTGGACGGAATCGAATTTTGCATCATCGACTGCCCTCCTAGTTTGTCGATTTTTACGATCAATGCGCTGGTTGGATCAAACTATGTTGTGATTCCTTTGCAGGCGGAAAAATTTTCCGTGGATGGGATTGTCGGGCTGCAGCAAACGATCACGAGTATCAAAAAAAGAATCAATCCCGGACTTGAAATCTTAGGCGCGCTCGTAACACAACTCAAACCGCAAACTCTTTTGACCAAAACGATTGTCCCCGTTCTTACAAAATATTTCCGTATTTTTGAAACGAGCATTTCCGACGGAGTGGCCGTGGGAGAATCTCATCTTGCAAAAAAATCGGTATTTGAGTATAACAAAACGAGCAAGCAGGCCCAAGAATACGAAGGCTTCATTGAGGAGTTTTTGAATGAGCTCAAAAAGTAA
- a CDS encoding helix-turn-helix domain-containing protein: protein MLNFKHLPFVHPSYFNPFFAENSSLETMRKEFANAFEEWIRISGAACGVLTLSSDHGQSLEEVASVGYDEDGFFYSFLSRSTGNLDRLNRGSDFIPVWFGATENDMFHPNSAGCLVAGIRGNSFLEGFFLAEFLEKPGDSVLLLWALAAQKISANAEVKTSVLKAHSSSHSRADSLKKEGVADWLAEISGCDSPPDWLERKNSWARILGPAGSGKKTLGKWLHRNLNPEKGILVLGFLPEQISKLEKSLDEWIRMTDSGTILIEGAEKFTSIQQKFFFQLLSTASGKFRLIFTETAGVEPNEIFRPFREFLLQRTIEIPSLDKLDSSQKRIAIRLILEELKESSGREDLRLSEENLQKIAKMGFEKNLSGLRNLLEESILSSSGSEIEIQDRTEIRDRILTIPDSEDLDLRRAVEAVERQKILLAQKLFGGNQIRMARALGISRGSLQYKLKQLEIG from the coding sequence ATGCTTAATTTTAAACATCTTCCCTTTGTGCATCCGTCCTATTTCAATCCATTCTTTGCGGAGAATTCTTCCTTGGAAACCATGAGGAAAGAGTTCGCAAACGCCTTTGAAGAATGGATTCGGATTTCCGGCGCGGCTTGCGGAGTTCTTACGTTGAGTTCCGACCACGGTCAAAGTCTGGAAGAAGTGGCGAGCGTCGGTTATGACGAAGACGGATTTTTCTATTCTTTCTTGTCCCGGTCTACCGGGAACTTGGATCGACTCAATCGCGGTTCCGACTTTATTCCGGTCTGGTTTGGGGCGACCGAAAATGATATGTTTCATCCAAATTCCGCCGGGTGTTTGGTTGCCGGGATTCGGGGAAATTCTTTCCTGGAAGGATTTTTTCTCGCCGAGTTTTTGGAAAAACCTGGAGATTCCGTTCTTTTACTTTGGGCCTTGGCGGCCCAAAAAATCTCGGCAAATGCGGAGGTGAAAACCTCCGTTTTGAAAGCACATTCTTCTTCTCATTCTCGTGCTGATTCTTTGAAAAAGGAAGGGGTCGCGGATTGGCTCGCGGAAATTTCCGGATGCGATTCTCCTCCCGATTGGCTCGAAAGAAAAAATTCCTGGGCTCGAATTTTGGGTCCTGCGGGCTCCGGAAAAAAGACGCTCGGAAAATGGCTGCATCGAAATTTGAACCCGGAAAAGGGAATTCTGGTTTTGGGATTTTTGCCCGAGCAAATTTCCAAGCTGGAAAAGTCTTTGGACGAGTGGATTCGAATGACCGATTCCGGAACGATTCTGATCGAGGGTGCGGAAAAATTCACCTCGATCCAACAAAAATTCTTCTTTCAACTTTTGTCCACGGCGTCGGGAAAATTTCGTCTTATTTTTACCGAAACCGCAGGCGTCGAGCCCAATGAAATCTTTCGTCCGTTTCGGGAGTTTTTACTCCAAAGGACGATCGAAATTCCGAGTCTGGACAAACTGGATTCTTCCCAAAAACGAATCGCGATCCGGTTGATTTTGGAGGAATTGAAAGAATCTTCCGGCCGCGAAGACCTTCGTCTTTCGGAGGAAAATCTTCAAAAGATCGCAAAAATGGGGTTCGAGAAAAATCTTTCCGGCTTGCGCAATCTTTTAGAAGAATCTATTTTGAGTTCCTCCGGTTCCGAAATTGAAATTCAGGACCGAACGGAAATTCGGGATCGAATTCTGACAATTCCCGATTCCGAAGACCTCGATCTACGCAGAGCGGTCGAGGCCGTGGAACGACAGAAGATTCTTCTGGCCCAAAAATTATTCGGCGGAAATCAAATTCGAATGGCGCGGGCCCTCGGAATTTCGAGGGGATCTTTGCAATACAAACTCAAACAATTGGAGATTGGCTAA
- a CDS encoding phosphatidylinositol phospholipase, whose translation MASKVKRSSFQKLLNAMKKMSLEVNDYEICRRLETIMMTSKEDLSQVVVKSLLDNPLDFDPKTLPEPYGQYIRHFVYMVKRNKKQGIDTNFDAPSGSRTSDKQTSLPVDLTKAPAKKTSSKKAPKR comes from the coding sequence ATGGCTTCCAAAGTGAAACGGTCTTCTTTTCAAAAATTGCTGAACGCAATGAAAAAGATGTCTCTTGAGGTAAACGATTACGAAATTTGCAGACGATTGGAAACGATCATGATGACGAGCAAAGAAGATTTAAGCCAAGTAGTTGTGAAGTCTCTTCTGGATAATCCCCTCGATTTTGATCCGAAAACGTTGCCGGAACCCTACGGGCAATACATCCGTCACTTCGTATATATGGTCAAAAGAAACAAAAAACAGGGGATTGATACGAACTTTGACGCACCGTCCGGCTCAAGAACATCCGACAAGCAAACATCTCTTCCTGTCGATCTGACAAAAGCACCCGCTAAAAAAACATCCTCCAAAAAAGCCCCAAAACGCTAA
- a CDS encoding PP2C family protein-serine/threonine phosphatase: MSEDLAFEVEMFLSKLRLLGSKKGNETREIDRDELKQTLFQILREDMVYSLQKILSGAKFVNDSFPDLTPIHREILAILKELGNYHRPHPGRDYSRISLLESWFQGLSKTWTFNLQRVVDTFQLYRWKLYSFAEERPFTYQNPSQVIERILSPEGSGLNFAQIYEAEVLLRKNFQFHLLRKIGSENRLKYLISTEILSLESDSLIQNLHAVISTRLKELLSMRQLEHENILKEKLDLEKEFRQAEKIQKKSLRADLPGPEENVKIQILYKPALPVGGDFYTIRRISGTEYGIFLADISGHGIGAALFSNTLKSSFEKNSGYWERPGKLLRKINEDVYGKLNDNFITGIYIYLNIKKKLIKYANAGHNKGIIFNQLLPNFKLRFLSPGGKVLGIFPKMDYKEREIRLSSGDRIAIFTDGIPETHNAGQKMLGDRELYRWLTQRGIASSAIAEITPESIDQRLIEFRGSNKAEDDICLILVDFK; the protein is encoded by the coding sequence TTGTCCGAGGACCTGGCCTTCGAAGTGGAAATGTTTTTGTCCAAGCTTCGGCTTCTCGGTTCTAAAAAGGGAAACGAAACTCGGGAAATCGATCGAGACGAACTCAAGCAAACCTTGTTCCAGATTCTTCGAGAGGACATGGTGTATTCTCTGCAAAAAATTCTCTCCGGAGCGAAATTCGTAAACGACTCGTTTCCGGACCTAACGCCGATTCATCGTGAAATTCTCGCAATTCTGAAAGAACTCGGAAATTATCACAGACCCCATCCAGGACGAGATTATTCCAGAATCTCATTGCTTGAATCCTGGTTTCAGGGGCTTTCCAAAACGTGGACATTCAACCTTCAAAGGGTGGTAGATACGTTCCAACTATATCGCTGGAAACTGTATTCCTTTGCAGAAGAACGTCCTTTTACGTATCAAAACCCATCTCAAGTCATCGAAAGAATTCTATCTCCCGAAGGCTCCGGTTTAAACTTTGCGCAGATCTACGAGGCCGAAGTTCTTTTACGGAAAAATTTTCAATTCCATCTTTTACGAAAAATCGGATCGGAAAACCGTCTCAAATATTTGATTTCCACGGAGATTTTAAGCTTAGAATCCGATTCCCTCATTCAAAACCTGCACGCAGTCATTTCCACACGCTTGAAAGAACTGCTCAGTATGCGGCAGTTAGAGCACGAGAATATTTTAAAAGAAAAGCTCGACCTCGAAAAAGAATTTCGCCAAGCGGAGAAGATTCAGAAAAAATCATTACGCGCGGATCTTCCCGGTCCTGAAGAAAACGTAAAAATACAAATTCTCTACAAGCCCGCGCTTCCTGTCGGAGGCGACTTTTACACGATCCGCCGAATTTCCGGCACCGAATACGGAATTTTTCTTGCGGACATTTCGGGCCATGGAATCGGAGCCGCTTTGTTTTCCAATACGCTCAAATCCAGTTTTGAAAAAAATTCCGGATATTGGGAGCGTCCCGGCAAACTCTTAAGAAAAATCAATGAAGATGTGTATGGTAAACTGAACGATAACTTCATTACAGGAATTTATATCTACCTAAATATCAAAAAAAAGCTAATCAAATACGCTAATGCTGGGCATAACAAAGGGATTATTTTTAATCAGCTATTGCCTAATTTTAAGCTTCGTTTTCTTTCTCCCGGAGGAAAGGTTCTGGGAATCTTTCCTAAAATGGACTATAAAGAAAGGGAGATACGACTTAGTTCCGGAGATAGAATTGCGATTTTTACCGACGGAATCCCGGAAACCCACAACGCAGGACAAAAGATGTTAGGGGACCGGGAGCTCTACCGCTGGCTCACGCAGCGCGGCATTGCTTCGTCCGCCATTGCCGAAATTACCCCCGAGAGCATCGACCAGCGCCTGATCGAATTCAGAGGATCCAACAAGGCAGAGGATGATATTTGCCTAATTTTAGTCGATTTTAAATAA